From a region of the Chitinophaga caseinilytica genome:
- the pckA gene encoding phosphoenolpyruvate carboxykinase (ATP), with product MQISSVRDTLRELRELGIENVADVHYQLSPEELTSQTLQRSEGCLSSTGALVVNTGEFTGRSPKDKFIVKDELTADTVNWNDFNQPFSADNFEKLYRKITRYFTGKPVWVRDCMACADPAYRLNIRVITESPWSSLFAYNMFLRPSEEELEHIEPDWTVIQAPGLHADPATDGTRQHNFSVVSFSRKMILIGGSAYTGEIKKGVFTILNYLLPHARKVLSMHCSANQGSGGDTAVFFGLSGTGKTTLSADPQRKLIGDDEHGWTDSGVFNFEGGCYAKTIDLSAEKEPAIFHAIREGALLENISFFPGTNEVNYADGHITENTRVSYPLSYIANAKEPSIGGIPKNIFFLTCDAYGVLPPISRLTPGQAMYQFISGYTAKVAGTEAGITEPKSTFSACFGAPFLPLHPARYAQMLGEKMREHDVNVWMINTGWTGGPYGTGNRIKLSYTRAMITAALNGMLDKVAYKTYGEFKLAIPESVPGVPDELLEPRNTWADPAAYDAKAADLAAQFVKNFEKYAAKADPEILAAAPTTR from the coding sequence ATGCAAATCAGCAGTGTAAGGGATACACTCAGAGAATTGCGGGAACTGGGCATAGAGAACGTCGCCGATGTACATTACCAACTCTCCCCGGAGGAGCTGACGTCGCAGACGTTGCAGCGTTCCGAAGGCTGCCTGAGCAGTACCGGGGCGTTAGTCGTCAACACAGGCGAGTTCACAGGCCGTTCTCCGAAGGACAAGTTCATCGTGAAAGACGAGTTAACTGCCGACACCGTCAACTGGAACGACTTTAACCAGCCATTTTCTGCTGACAACTTTGAGAAACTGTACCGGAAGATCACCCGCTATTTCACTGGCAAACCCGTTTGGGTGCGCGATTGCATGGCCTGCGCCGACCCGGCGTACCGCCTGAACATCCGCGTCATCACGGAATCGCCGTGGAGCAGTCTTTTCGCTTACAATATGTTCCTGCGCCCTTCGGAAGAGGAACTGGAACACATCGAACCGGACTGGACGGTTATCCAGGCCCCGGGGCTGCATGCCGATCCGGCTACGGACGGGACGCGCCAGCATAACTTCTCCGTCGTGAGCTTCAGCCGCAAAATGATCCTCATCGGCGGTTCGGCTTATACCGGCGAAATCAAGAAAGGCGTGTTCACCATCCTGAACTACCTGCTCCCCCATGCCCGAAAAGTACTGAGCATGCACTGCTCCGCCAACCAGGGCAGCGGCGGCGATACGGCTGTTTTCTTCGGGCTCAGCGGTACCGGCAAAACCACCCTCAGCGCAGATCCGCAACGCAAGCTCATCGGCGACGATGAACATGGCTGGACGGACAGTGGCGTTTTCAACTTCGAAGGGGGATGTTATGCCAAAACCATTGACCTGAGTGCGGAAAAAGAGCCGGCCATCTTCCATGCGATCCGCGAAGGCGCCTTGCTGGAGAACATTTCGTTCTTCCCCGGCACCAACGAGGTGAATTATGCAGACGGGCATATCACGGAAAACACCCGTGTGAGCTATCCCCTCTCTTACATTGCCAATGCGAAGGAACCCTCCATCGGGGGCATTCCGAAGAATATTTTCTTCCTCACCTGCGACGCATACGGCGTATTGCCGCCCATTTCGCGGCTGACGCCCGGCCAGGCCATGTACCAGTTCATTTCCGGGTACACCGCCAAAGTTGCAGGCACGGAAGCAGGCATCACGGAACCTAAATCCACTTTCAGCGCATGTTTCGGCGCGCCCTTCCTCCCCCTGCACCCTGCCCGTTACGCGCAGATGCTGGGCGAAAAGATGCGCGAGCACGACGTGAACGTCTGGATGATCAACACCGGCTGGACCGGCGGGCCTTACGGCACGGGAAACCGCATCAAGCTGTCGTACACCCGCGCCATGATCACCGCCGCCCTGAACGGGATGCTCGACAAGGTCGCTTACAAGACCTACGGCGAGTTCAAGCTGGCGATCCCGGAATCCGTTCCCGGCGTTCCGGACGAGTTGCTCGAACCGCGCAACACCTGGGCCGACCCCGCTGCGTATGACGCCAAGGCTGCCGATCTGGCCGCCCAATTTGTGAAAAACTTTGAAAAATACGCCGCGAAGGCCGATCCCGAGATCCTCGCCGCCGCGCCGACAACCCGCTGA
- a CDS encoding aminopeptidase P N-terminal domain-containing protein translates to MKYLPLDPQIFIKNRNRFTAKMQPGSIAIFNSNDELPSNGDALHPFKQNADLYWLTGIDQEDTMLVLFPDNPDPKHREVLVLVRPNELKEKWDGHRLRREEATAISGIKTIVWLDALDGLLQPWIHDAINIYLNSNENNRKANLVPVRDYRYAQELRTRYPLHNFLRAAPLLKELRSVKTEEEIGVIQTAIDITEKTFRRLLGFIRPGVFEHEIHAEIWHEFLRNRATGEAYGSIIASGDRARTLHYVSNNQECKDGEVILMDFGAAYGGYNADLTRTVPVNGKFTPRQREVYDACLHLHNFAKGLLKPGITIADYHQQVGVEAGKQFVKLGLLTESDIKNEDPETPAYRKYLYHGISHHLGVDVHDLGPSFHQPIPDGAVLTVEPGIYIEEEKMGIRIENNIWVKSSGNVDLMKNIPITADEIEALMKK, encoded by the coding sequence ATGAAATATTTGCCACTGGATCCTCAGATCTTCATTAAGAACCGCAACCGTTTTACGGCAAAAATGCAACCCGGCTCCATTGCCATCTTTAATTCGAACGACGAACTGCCTTCCAACGGCGACGCCCTTCATCCCTTCAAGCAAAACGCAGACCTGTACTGGCTTACAGGGATTGACCAGGAAGACACCATGCTGGTGCTTTTCCCCGACAACCCGGACCCCAAACACCGCGAAGTGCTCGTGCTGGTGCGCCCGAACGAGCTGAAGGAGAAATGGGACGGCCATCGCCTCCGCCGCGAAGAAGCCACCGCCATTTCCGGCATCAAAACCATCGTCTGGCTCGACGCCCTCGACGGCCTCCTCCAGCCCTGGATCCACGATGCCATCAATATTTACCTCAATTCCAACGAAAACAACCGTAAAGCCAACCTGGTGCCCGTTCGCGATTACCGCTACGCCCAGGAGCTCCGGACCCGCTATCCCCTTCATAACTTCCTCCGCGCCGCGCCCCTGCTGAAGGAGCTGCGTTCGGTAAAAACCGAGGAGGAGATCGGGGTGATCCAGACGGCGATCGATATCACGGAAAAGACGTTCCGCCGCCTGCTCGGGTTCATCCGGCCGGGTGTGTTCGAACATGAGATCCACGCTGAAATCTGGCACGAATTCCTGCGCAACCGCGCCACGGGAGAGGCTTACGGGTCTATCATCGCTTCGGGCGACCGTGCCCGCACGCTGCACTACGTTTCCAACAACCAGGAATGTAAAGACGGCGAAGTGATCCTTATGGACTTCGGCGCGGCTTATGGCGGCTACAATGCCGACCTGACGCGTACCGTGCCGGTGAACGGTAAATTCACCCCGCGCCAGCGCGAGGTGTATGACGCCTGCCTGCACCTGCACAATTTCGCGAAAGGCCTGCTCAAACCGGGCATTACCATCGCAGATTATCATCAGCAGGTGGGTGTGGAAGCAGGCAAACAGTTCGTGAAACTGGGGCTGCTGACGGAATCCGACATTAAAAACGAGGACCCCGAAACGCCGGCGTACCGCAAATACTTGTACCATGGCATTTCGCACCACCTGGGCGTGGACGTGCACGACCTCGGGCCGTCCTTCCACCAGCCGATCCCCGACGGGGCGGTGCTGACGGTGGAACCGGGTATCTACATCGAGGAAGAAAAGATGGGCATCCGTATCGAGAATAACATCTGGGTGAAATCTTCCGGGAATGTGGACCTCATGAAAAATATCCCCATCACGGCCGACGAGATCGAGGCGCTGATGAAAAAATAA